A single genomic interval of Hevea brasiliensis isolate MT/VB/25A 57/8 chromosome 4, ASM3005281v1, whole genome shotgun sequence harbors:
- the LOC110669974 gene encoding uncharacterized protein LOC110669974 isoform X1 — protein sequence MDEVMTGSDASSSFRSTSSQPSVFPSNTPLLSAFLAFALAQFLKLFTTWFKEKRWDSRRMLGSGGMPSSHTATVTALAVAIGLQEGTGAPTFAIALVLACVVMYDATGVRLHAGRQAELLNQIVCELPPDHPVSNVRPLRDSLGHTPLQVAAGAVLGSIVAFLMRSSN from the exons ATGGACGAGGTCATGACGGGCTCTGACGCATCATCAAGCTTTCGATCAACATCATCTCAGCCCTCCGTTTTTCCCTCCAACACCCCTCTCCTCTCTGCTTTCCTTGCCTTCGCTCTCGCTCAGTTTCTTAAGCTCTTCACCACCTG GTTCAAAGAGAAGAGATGGGATTCTAGAAGGATGCTTGGATCTGGTGGAATGCCCTCATCACATACAGCAACTGTGACTGCTCTTGCAGTAGCCATTGGTCTACAAGAAGGAACTGGAGCTCCAACATTTGCTATTGCACTGGTTTTGGCATGTGTT GTTATGTATGATGCTACTGGTGTCAGACTTCATGCTGGTCGCCAAGCTGAA TTACTAAATCAAATTGTATGTGAGCTACCTCCTGACCACCCTGTCTCCAACGTCAGACCTCTTCGAGATTCGCTAGGTCACACTCCTCTCCAG GTTGCTGCTGGTGCTGTGCTGGGGAGCATTGTAGCATTTCTCATGAGAAGTTCCAACTAG
- the LOC110669974 gene encoding uncharacterized protein LOC110669974 isoform X2, which yields MCRFKEKRWDSRRMLGSGGMPSSHTATVTALAVAIGLQEGTGAPTFAIALVLACVVMYDATGVRLHAGRQAELLNQIVCELPPDHPVSNVRPLRDSLGHTPLQVAAGAVLGSIVAFLMRSSN from the exons ATGTGCAGGTTCAAAGAGAAGAGATGGGATTCTAGAAGGATGCTTGGATCTGGTGGAATGCCCTCATCACATACAGCAACTGTGACTGCTCTTGCAGTAGCCATTGGTCTACAAGAAGGAACTGGAGCTCCAACATTTGCTATTGCACTGGTTTTGGCATGTGTT GTTATGTATGATGCTACTGGTGTCAGACTTCATGCTGGTCGCCAAGCTGAA TTACTAAATCAAATTGTATGTGAGCTACCTCCTGACCACCCTGTCTCCAACGTCAGACCTCTTCGAGATTCGCTAGGTCACACTCCTCTCCAG GTTGCTGCTGGTGCTGTGCTGGGGAGCATTGTAGCATTTCTCATGAGAAGTTCCAACTAG